Proteins from a genomic interval of Dendropsophus ebraccatus isolate aDenEbr1 chromosome 6, aDenEbr1.pat, whole genome shotgun sequence:
- the TRIM59 gene encoding tripartite motif-containing protein 59, whose amino-acid sequence MDHLEEEMTCSVCLSIYDDPRILQCSHSFCRKCLEHLIRSSDIYIWRLSVGRLKCPACRGFTDVSTGVHSLPVNFALKSIVEKYKSNQQSKTCAQHSRYQLNMYCLKDRKLICGQCLTVGPHKGHPVEDPDVAYAKEQQTASKLLAALSNKNFTGVSSAIRALEEQMSNCKNIIQEDKKEVLMFFDNLIEILEQKKQDFLGSLNDLNQEMVDNFAPQIEEMKQIQDEELDLVSLSSSAQTEESPLVYLETIYDIQQRMITLKKQQLIPTYPVEIYPRVGQILKDKWLKTNTGDVHLLPIPKFGIHFQKDNQENPNTSQCTWILVVFLLFVILLLLLGYLSSGISSEFTTRYWTCLSEIMGPVLGFVESYVPAVRTVSHKFSSLYLDFVTHLHSLIGL is encoded by the coding sequence ATGGACCATTTAGAAGAGGAAATGACTTGCTCGGTCTGCTTGAGCATATATGACGATCCTCGAATTCTCCAGTGCTCACATTCTTTTTGCAGAAAGTGCCTTGAACACTTAATCAGGTCTTCAGATATCTATATATGGAGATTATCAGTGGGGAGATTGAAATGTCCAGCCTGTCGAGGGTTTACAGATGTTTCTACTGGAGTTCATTCACTGCCAGTCAACTTTGCATTAAAATCCATTGTGGAAAAATATAAAAGTAACCAGCAATCGAAAACCTGTGCCCAACATAGTAGATACCAGTTAAACATGTATTGTCTTAAAGACAGAAAATTGATATGTGGCCAGTGTCTGACAGTAGGACCACATAAAGGTCATCCTGTAGAGGATCCAGATGTTGCTTATGCGAAGGAGCAGCAGACAGCATCTAAGTTACTAGCGGCCCTCAGTAATAAGAACTTTACAGGTGTGTCCTCTGCTATCAGGGCATTAGAGGAGCAAATGTCCAATtgcaaaaacatcattcaggAAGACAAAAAAGAGGTGCTAATGTTTTTTGACAATTTAATTGAAATACTGGAGCAGAAGAAGCAAGATTTTTTAGGTTCCCTTAATGATCTGAACCAAGAAATGGTAGATAATTTTGCTCCACAAATAGAGGAGATGAAGCAAATACAAGATGAAGAATTGGATCTAGTGTCTCTAAGTAGCTCCGCTCAGACGGAAGAGTCTCCGCTTGTTTACCTAGAGACTATTTATGACATACAACAAAGAATGATAACCTTGAAGAAGCAGCAGCTGATTCCCACTTACCCTGTTGAGATCTACCCTAGGGTTGGGCAAATATTAAAAGATAAATGGCTGAAGACAAATACTGGAGATGTTCATCTTCTGCCGATACCCAAGTTTGGCATTCATTTTCAGAAGGACAACCAAGAGAATCCAAACACCTCTCAATGCACATGGATATTAGTCGTGTTTCTCTTATTTGTCATTCTTCTGTTATTACTCGGTTACTTAAGCTCAGGCATATCATCAGAATTCACTACTCGCTACTGGACATGCCTCTCTGAAATCATGGGACCAGTTCTTGGTTTTGTAGAGAGCTATGTGCCTGCGGTAAGGACAGTTTCTCACAAGTTTTCTAGCTTATATCTTGACTTTGTTACCCATCTACATTCTTTAATTGGGCTTTAA